A region from the Pempheris klunzingeri isolate RE-2024b chromosome 17, fPemKlu1.hap1, whole genome shotgun sequence genome encodes:
- the c1ql1l2 gene encoding C1q-related factor, translated as MLVLVLVVLIPVLVSSVGTDASHYEMLGTCRMVCDPYLNKGTPASSTSSTGLQAEAEALSDHSNVLPPSTLLQGPQGKPGRPGKPGPPGPPGEPGPPGPAGPPGDRGDQGRTGILGLGGNGAISTATYSTVPRVAFYAGLKNPHEGYEILKFDDVVTNLGNNYDGISGKFICSIPGTYFFIYHVLMRGGDGTSMWADLCKNGQVRASAIAQDADQNYDYASNSVILHLDAGDEVYIKLDGGKAHGGNNNKYSTFSGFILYAD; from the exons ATGCTGGTCCTGGTGCTGGTGGTCCTCATCCCCGTGCTCGTCAGCTCCGTGGGCACAGACGCCAGCCACTATGAGATGCTGGGCACCTGTCGTATGGTGTGCGACCCCTACCTGAACAAGGGCACTCCGGCCAGCAGCACCAGCTCCACCGGTCTCCAGGCTGAGGCAGAGGCGCTGAGCGACCACAGCAACGTGCTTCCACCCTCCACCTTACTGCAGGGTCCACAGGGGAAGCCTGGCAGGCCGGGCAAGCCCGGACCACCTGGACCACCTGGAGAACCGGGGCCACCAGGACCAGCTGGGCCTCCTGGTGACAGAGGGGATCAGGGAAGGACTGGGATTTTGGGTCTGGGGGGGAACGGAGCTATTAGCACGGCCACCTACAGCACGGTGCCTCGGGTGGCCTTCTATGCAGGGCTTAAGAACCCCCACGAAGGCTACGAGATCCTCAAGTTTGACGACGTGGTCACCAACCTGGGCAACAACTATGATGGCATATCGGGCAAGTTCATCTGCAGCATACCGGGCACATACTTCTTCATCTACCATGTGCTGATGAGAGGAGGGGACGGCACCAGCATGTGGGCAGACCTCTGCAAGAATGGCCAG GTTCGTGCCAGTGCCATCGCCCAAGACGCCGACCAGAACTATGACTACGCCTCCAACAGCGTCATCCTCCATCTGGACGCAGGGGACGAGGTTTACATCAAACTAGACGGAGGCAAAGCCCACGgaggcaacaacaacaagtaCAGCACCTTCTCTGGCTTCATCCTCTACGcagactga